Proteins encoded within one genomic window of Nitrospina gracilis 3/211:
- a CDS encoding zinc-ribbon domain-containing protein: protein MFCPNCGAENSDQANFCTRCGTQIVDNPEMRTPQQYQQPGPPQQGNRQMPPGYYERPDLKETFVHSATSGAGAYAGCCCMNALSNLLCDACE, encoded by the coding sequence ATGTTTTGCCCCAACTGTGGAGCGGAGAACTCGGATCAGGCCAACTTCTGCACGCGGTGCGGCACGCAGATCGTGGACAATCCCGAAATGCGCACTCCCCAGCAATACCAGCAACCGGGCCCGCCCCAGCAGGGGAACCGGCAGATGCCTCCGGGGTATTACGAGCGTCCGGATTTGAAGGAAACCTTCGTCCACAGCGCCACCTCAGGGGCGGGCGCCTATGCCGGGTGTTGCTGTATGAACGCCCTGTCCAACCTGCTTTGCGACGCCTGTGAATAA
- a CDS encoding J domain-containing protein, which produces MTTKNHYEILGVAPEATYAEIKKAYRELAKQHHPDKNPESRDGHHDRFAEIAEAYRVLSNLNRRRDYDALLFGAPPPHSGPKGPHRFYRPHYSGYPYFQYDFITPFIHSFFVGDLRARPTEKDRMQRLLLNPRVLMVAMFGALYFFKFFTSMAGEITDKNIEEKLFQTQSYYLSVNTDEGTEKKKRVKRDLFKEVQVGDRIEKDFFSFTYRLNDREISYWELPRFLLQVGMIHLVLSGGLWWLERGRR; this is translated from the coding sequence ATGACAACTAAAAATCATTACGAAATCCTGGGCGTGGCCCCCGAAGCGACGTATGCAGAAATCAAAAAGGCGTACCGCGAGTTGGCGAAACAGCATCACCCGGACAAAAACCCGGAAAGCCGCGATGGACATCACGACCGGTTTGCAGAAATTGCGGAAGCTTACCGCGTGTTGTCCAACCTGAACCGGCGCCGGGACTACGACGCTCTATTGTTTGGGGCTCCGCCCCCACATTCTGGGCCGAAGGGACCGCATCGATTTTACCGGCCGCATTATTCCGGCTATCCGTATTTTCAGTACGATTTCATCACACCGTTCATCCATTCCTTTTTCGTGGGCGACCTGCGGGCGCGTCCCACAGAGAAGGACCGGATGCAACGGCTGTTATTAAATCCCAGAGTGTTAATGGTCGCGATGTTCGGAGCGCTTTATTTTTTCAAATTCTTCACGTCAATGGCTGGGGAGATCACGGACAAAAACATTGAGGAGAAACTGTTTCAAACACAGTCCTATTACTTATCGGTGAATACCGATGAAGGCACCGAAAAGAAAAAACGCGTGAAACGAGATCTGTTCAAGGAAGTCCAGGTAGGCGACCGCATTGAAAAAGACTTTTTCTCGTTCACTTATCGATTGAACGATCGCGAAATTTCTTACTGGGAATTGCCACGGTTTCTGTTGCAGGTCGGAATGATTCATCTGGTGCTTTCCGGCGGCCTTTGGTGGCTGGAACGCGGCCGGCGTTGA
- a CDS encoding sucrose synthase: protein MAFTATDSWSLEVNDSYSIATLLKEAEVRCFREFIYELDREPQRHFLRNDIVLKSEAYLRQKNKAHPELGGFDGLEHFLSRTQEMLLLDQYAVLLYRAKVGQYQFYRFHKNEETVDELSPEEFLDYREVVAGYPYEPAEKKLEINFGPFYSLGPVIRDHRKIGSGQRFLNSFMAGKLQGEWSKWQTHLCDFLKIHSINGEQILVDGQIVQDPHQLFEALQKAISYLERQPENGPIQKEKSHLRGLGFCDGFGDTVGRVLKNLQLLANLLEEPRAENLEEFINVIPMVSRVAIISPHGWFGQENVLGRPDTGGQVVYILDQVKALEKYLKTSLKNAGLKAQPKIIIVTRLIPESEGTTCDHRLEKVHGTQNCWILRVPFKDDQQGIVPHWMSRFRVWPYLEQFALDAKNELLTEFGGKPDLIVGNYSDGNLVASLLASWLQVIQCNIAHALEKPKYLFSALYWKDLEPDYNFSLQFTADLIAMNKADIIISSTSQEIAGTDTSMGQYESYRLFSMPGLYKVANGVHLHHPKFNVVSPGVDDSLYFPFTQKNKRMENQTSELTERLFQHAGPEAYGELSDPDKPPIFTMARLDKIKNLTGLVEAYGQSPQLQEMANLIVVTRSIREEGVEDDEERHQLKRMYELIAQYDLYSKIRWVENSSRQNGAEMYRIMGDRQGVFVQPALFEAFGLTVLEGMASGLPVFATQFGGPQEIIQDGRNGFLINPTQPLLISEPLVKFLARAGSDSTYWKTISGQAISRVKEAYTWKLYSEKLLKFAKLYGFWNYSELSEEKKNWINTAIYYFTCFSRNALTC from the coding sequence ATGGCATTCACCGCTACCGATTCCTGGAGTCTTGAAGTGAACGATTCGTATTCCATCGCAACGCTTTTGAAGGAAGCAGAGGTCCGGTGCTTCCGAGAGTTCATATATGAACTGGATCGGGAACCGCAGAGGCATTTTCTGCGCAATGACATTGTGCTCAAATCCGAAGCGTACCTCAGGCAGAAAAACAAGGCCCACCCGGAATTGGGCGGATTCGACGGCCTGGAACATTTTCTATCACGGACGCAGGAAATGCTGTTGCTGGACCAGTACGCAGTGCTTCTCTATCGGGCGAAAGTCGGTCAGTATCAATTTTACCGGTTTCATAAAAATGAAGAAACGGTCGATGAATTGAGTCCGGAGGAATTTCTGGATTACCGCGAAGTGGTGGCGGGCTACCCGTACGAACCCGCCGAAAAGAAACTGGAAATCAACTTCGGCCCGTTTTACAGCCTGGGACCGGTAATTCGGGATCACCGTAAAATCGGTTCGGGTCAACGGTTTCTTAACAGTTTCATGGCGGGAAAACTGCAGGGGGAATGGAGCAAATGGCAGACCCACCTTTGCGACTTCCTAAAAATCCACAGTATCAACGGCGAACAAATTCTCGTGGATGGGCAAATCGTGCAGGACCCGCACCAGTTATTCGAGGCCCTGCAGAAAGCCATCAGCTACCTGGAACGTCAACCGGAGAACGGACCGATCCAGAAGGAGAAAAGTCATTTGCGGGGCCTGGGGTTTTGTGACGGGTTCGGCGATACGGTGGGCAGGGTGCTCAAGAACCTCCAGTTGCTGGCCAACCTGCTGGAGGAACCGCGGGCGGAAAACCTGGAGGAATTCATCAACGTCATTCCCATGGTGAGCCGGGTGGCCATCATTTCCCCCCATGGCTGGTTCGGGCAGGAGAATGTGCTGGGCCGTCCGGACACGGGAGGGCAGGTCGTTTATATCCTCGACCAGGTGAAGGCCCTGGAAAAATACCTGAAAACCTCGCTCAAAAACGCAGGCCTCAAGGCCCAACCGAAGATCATCATCGTCACTCGCCTGATTCCGGAAAGCGAAGGAACCACCTGCGACCATCGTTTGGAAAAAGTACATGGAACGCAAAACTGCTGGATATTGCGTGTGCCGTTCAAGGACGACCAACAGGGCATCGTTCCGCACTGGATGTCCCGATTCCGCGTGTGGCCCTATCTGGAACAGTTCGCTCTTGATGCCAAGAATGAACTTTTGACGGAATTCGGCGGAAAGCCCGACCTCATCGTCGGCAACTATTCCGACGGGAACCTGGTTGCATCGCTTCTTGCATCGTGGTTGCAGGTCATCCAGTGCAATATCGCGCACGCGCTGGAAAAACCAAAATACCTGTTCTCCGCACTGTACTGGAAAGATCTTGAGCCCGACTATAATTTTTCCTTGCAGTTCACGGCCGACCTCATTGCCATGAACAAGGCGGATATCATCATCTCCAGCACGTCTCAGGAGATCGCGGGCACCGACACGAGCATGGGCCAATACGAATCGTATCGACTGTTTTCCATGCCAGGTCTTTACAAGGTGGCTAATGGCGTCCACTTGCATCACCCAAAATTCAATGTGGTGTCGCCGGGAGTGGATGATTCGTTGTACTTTCCGTTCACGCAGAAGAACAAGCGCATGGAAAATCAGACGAGTGAGTTGACGGAGCGCTTGTTTCAGCACGCTGGTCCGGAGGCTTACGGCGAGTTGAGCGACCCGGACAAGCCGCCTATTTTCACCATGGCACGCCTCGACAAAATCAAAAACCTGACAGGGTTGGTTGAAGCATATGGCCAGAGTCCGCAGTTGCAGGAAATGGCGAACCTCATTGTGGTGACGCGGTCAATTCGTGAAGAAGGCGTGGAAGACGATGAGGAGCGCCATCAATTGAAACGCATGTATGAATTGATTGCTCAATATGATCTGTATTCTAAAATACGCTGGGTGGAAAACTCGTCACGGCAGAACGGAGCCGAGATGTACCGCATCATGGGGGACCGCCAGGGGGTATTTGTGCAACCAGCCCTGTTCGAAGCCTTTGGCCTGACGGTACTGGAGGGCATGGCCAGCGGACTTCCTGTATTTGCCACGCAATTCGGCGGACCGCAGGAGATCATCCAGGACGGCAGGAACGGCTTCCTCATCAACCCCACCCAACCGTTGCTCATCAGCGAACCGCTGGTGAAGTTCCTGGCGCGCGCCGGCTCCGACTCAACCTACTGGAAAACAATTTCGGGCCAGGCCATTTCACGCGTAAAAGAGGCATACACGTGGAAGCTGTACTCGGAAAAACTGCTCAAATTCGCGAAGTTGTATGGGTTCTGGAATTATTCGGAATTATCCGAGGAAAAAAAGAACTGGATCAATACTGCAATCTACTATTTCACCTGTTTTTCAAGAAACGCGCTGACATGTTGA
- a CDS encoding SH3 domain-containing protein — MRRFKLSLTSLLILAVAILSLPFTAIEAQALCVNVKKANLRKGPGLNFEKLWEVFKYMPFQQLAKKGEWLRVQDVDGDIYWLHERLITNNFKCAVVKQNKTNMRTGPGTNHSRVPWSPVDKYFSVKVLKVENNWVQIVDAMGDKAWVYQPLVWIR, encoded by the coding sequence ATGCGTCGTTTTAAACTGTCTCTTACGTCCCTGTTGATTCTCGCTGTAGCCATCCTTTCCCTTCCCTTCACCGCCATCGAGGCGCAGGCTCTATGTGTGAACGTCAAAAAAGCCAATTTACGAAAAGGTCCCGGCCTGAATTTCGAGAAACTGTGGGAGGTGTTCAAGTACATGCCCTTCCAGCAGTTGGCAAAGAAAGGTGAATGGCTCAGGGTTCAGGACGTTGACGGCGACATCTACTGGCTGCACGAGAGACTGATCACCAACAACTTCAAATGCGCGGTGGTCAAACAGAACAAAACAAATATGCGAACAGGGCCCGGAACCAATCATTCCCGCGTTCCGTGGAGCCCGGTAGACAAATACTTTTCGGTTAAAGTCCTCAAGGTAGAGAACAACTGGGTGCAAATCGTCGATGCGATGGGCGATAAGGCATGGGTGTACCAGCCTTTGGTGTGGATCCGCTGA
- a CDS encoding DedA family protein: MSPETIEGLVADYGYGIVLVGTYFDHYGIPLFLVFGGIAASKDLLNVYGVLLCGFAGGWIADLFLYFLGYKTGLAYWMRFSWVSRMEGAIATTHRMFQTRPAVVVILGRFLFAVSKIIPPFAGMIHYDARRYVAFSFLGNVLFSIVYTAASYYSGPLVMDALKELEWGNVAITICSVLALYFIARRTLRAPRRS; this comes from the coding sequence ATGTCTCCCGAGACCATTGAAGGTCTGGTCGCGGATTACGGTTACGGCATCGTTCTCGTCGGCACTTATTTCGATCATTATGGCATCCCCCTGTTTCTGGTGTTCGGCGGCATCGCCGCATCCAAAGACCTGTTGAATGTGTACGGCGTTCTCTTGTGCGGGTTCGCAGGGGGATGGATCGCCGACCTGTTCCTATATTTTCTCGGTTACAAAACGGGGCTGGCGTACTGGATGCGCTTTTCCTGGGTGAGCCGCATGGAAGGCGCTATCGCCACAACGCACCGCATGTTCCAGACGCGCCCGGCGGTGGTGGTGATCCTCGGCCGCTTCCTGTTCGCGGTGTCCAAAATCATTCCCCCGTTCGCGGGGATGATTCACTACGACGCGCGCCGTTACGTGGCCTTTTCGTTTCTGGGCAACGTCCTGTTTTCCATTGTCTACACCGCCGCCAGCTATTATTCCGGTCCGCTTGTTATGGACGCCCTCAAGGAACTGGAGTGGGGAAACGTGGCAATTACAATATGTTCGGTGCTGGCGTTGTACTTCATCGCGCGCCGCACTCTACGCGCACCCCGCCGTTCCTGA